A segment of the Chitinophagaceae bacterium genome:
CAATATAGTCATCAATAAAATTGACCGCACACTAACGAGCAAAACAGAAAACCAGGATTTCACTTCTGAAATCAGCTGGCGCAAACGTCTCAACAAAAAAGGAAGAACCATCAGCTATACCGGTAACTGGAGCAACAATGCAAAAACAGGAAATGGTTTCCTGTTTTCCACTACTGAATTTTTTGATGTTACCGGCCAGCCAACAAGGCTGCAGGAGCTTGATCAGAATAAAACAAACAATGAGCGTCAGCAGGTGATTCAAAATAGTGTTGTCTACACCGAACCGCTTAGCAAAAAATTGTTCCTTGAGTTGACATACAAAAATAACTTTAACCGGAACAATGCAGAACGTAACACATTTGAAAAACCCCTGAGCAGTGACAAATATTCGTCAATGGTTGATACCCTGAGTAACCATTTCCTTTACAGGGCCGATGATCACAGCGGTGGGTTCTCTTTCCGGTTTACAGAAAAAAAATACATGTTCTCAATTGGTACATCTGTTGGCCGTACCAATTTTGGACTGGAAGAAATAACAAAAGCCGACAAACGGAATATTGGTTTCACCAATCTCTTACCAAGAGCATCCATCAGGTTTACACCTAAAAAACAGAAAAGTTTTAACCTTACCTATTCGGGCAATACACAAAACCCAACCTTACAGCAGATCAATCCCATTATCGATAATATTGACCCGTTAAATCTTACTGTTGGTAACACGAAACTAAAACAGGCATTCCGGCATAATTTTTCTATCAACATGAATGATTATAAAATCATTAAGAGCAGGAATTTTTATCTGTCGGGGAATTTTTCTTTCACGAATAATGCCATCAGCAGTTCAAATAAAATTGATTCGGGAATCAGAGTTAACCAGGCAGTTAATGTCAATGGAAATTACAATGGTTCGGCATGGGCCATGTATGGATTCGAAATTGCCCCTTCTGTTAATCTGAATTTTACTTCTGAAAGTTCTGTGAGTCGTTTTGTGAATATTGTAAATGGTCAGAAAAACATTAGCGATAATTACAGGATAGGATTTGGAACAGGTATTGGTAAATGGAGCGATAAATGGATCAGTTTTAATTTCAATATAGAACCGGCATACAATTTTTCAAAATCGTCCATCAATAAAGGGCTGGTTACAAAATACTGGACGGTGAATGCCTACCCTTATCTATCCATGAAATTCAAAAAACAGAAGTTGTATTTTGATCTGAATGGCAACCTGAATTTTTACCAGAAAACAACTGCATTTCAGAATCAGCGAAATGTGTTTATCATCAACAGTTCCATCAAACGAACCTTTACAAAAACGGATGCATTTGAACTCATACTTTCAGTGAATGATCTTTTCAATCAGAACCAGGGTATCCAGCGTAATATCAGCAGCAACTTTATTTCTGAAAATACCTTCCAGAATATCCGCCGCTATGCATTGCTTACTCTTTCCTGGAACTTTACAAAAAACGGCAAACCTTCAAACTTCTAATTATGAAATATCCATAAAAATTCTCGAGCTAATTTATACCAACAGCGATGATAATTTTTATGGATATACTATGTGGCCAATAAAAAAATAAAAATAAACACATGAAATACATCGTTCTTATAAGCATCCTTTTCAGTCTTCATACAGGTTCTTCTGCACAGGTAAAATTTATCAGCAGCGGGCATATTGAGTATGAAAAAAGAGTCAATCAGTTTTCATATTACGATAAGGAAGATGATGAAGCTCCCTGGGTAGTTGAAATGAAAAAAGTATTTCCTAAAATGGTA
Coding sequences within it:
- a CDS encoding outer membrane beta-barrel protein, translating into MISPKQFFILCFALLSTVTAYSQSGSVSGTITDTSSGKKLNNAVISVIRSKDTVLSKFTRTNEQGSFEIKGIPDGSYFLVVSYPGYAEFVDDIEVKGATVYKKEITIIPKSKLLEEIIIQQKVSAIRIKGDTTEYKADSFKVGPNANVQELLKRLPGLQVNAKGEITAQGQKVEKILVDGEEFFSDDPAVVSQNLRADVVDKVQVFDKKSEQAEFTGVDDGQKTKTINLELKDDKKKGFFGKLEAGTDFDRYHTAKAMINAFKKKQKIAAYITNNNTTFEGLNWNEQRNYGSNSNSNMEVTDDGGMMFWNQGDDFSRGQGLPQSTTAGAVYINKWNKDKNSINGSYQFNDQNVTGRNTSFTQTILPDSSFSNNTVENFTNFRRRNKLSANYEWQIDSSSTLKIKASGSVVNGEKGSDYLGKSISEDNIVINKIDRTLTSKTENQDFTSEISWRKRLNKKGRTISYTGNWSNNAKTGNGFLFSTTEFFDVTGQPTRLQELDQNKTNNERQQVIQNSVVYTEPLSKKLFLELTYKNNFNRNNAERNTFEKPLSSDKYSSMVDTLSNHFLYRADDHSGGFSFRFTEKKYMFSIGTSVGRTNFGLEEITKADKRNIGFTNLLPRASIRFTPKKQKSFNLTYSGNTQNPTLQQINPIIDNIDPLNLTVGNTKLKQAFRHNFSINMNDYKIIKSRNFYLSGNFSFTNNAISSSNKIDSGIRVNQAVNVNGNYNGSAWAMYGFEIAPSVNLNFTSESSVSRFVNIVNGQKNISDNYRIGFGTGIGKWSDKWISFNFNIEPAYNFSKSSINKGLVTKYWTVNAYPYLSMKFKKQKLYFDLNGNLNFYQKTTAFQNQRNVFIINSSIKRTFTKTDAFELILSVNDLFNQNQGIQRNISSNFISENTFQNIRRYALLTLSWNFTKNGKPSNF